A genome region from Musa acuminata AAA Group cultivar baxijiao chromosome BXJ3-5, Cavendish_Baxijiao_AAA, whole genome shotgun sequence includes the following:
- the LOC135637587 gene encoding respiratory burst oxidase homolog protein B-like, with the protein MGSATENGTLRYYFDHESESESDGGRSVGHSGPLGGPLASKKAGKKRSARFKGDDNYVEITLDVRDDAIAIQSIQSGDPEAALLAKNLERRSPMVGASLSSKLKQVGHEFRRMTSSSRRAERLDRTKSSAAQAIKGLQFVTKNVASEGWPQVERRFDELAVDGVLLRSRFGKCIGMVGSEEFAGEVFDALARRRGITAAVLTKEELWEFWEQLSDQSFDARLQTFFDMVDKNADGRITEEEVREIIALSASANKLSRIQERVEEYTALIMEELDPNNLGYIELYNLEMLLLQPAVQPSAMLYANSNNLSQMLSQKLVPTKDKNPVRRYCRRISYFMEDNWKRVWVMALWLSICAGLFTWKFIAYRRRAVFHIMGYCVTTAKGGAETLKFNMALILLPVCRNTITWLRSRTKLGVIIPFNDNINFHKVIAAGIVVGVALHVGAHLTCDFPRLLHATDAEYEPMKPFFGENRPPNYWWFVKGTEGWTGVVMLVLMVIAYVLAQPWFRRNRLSPTNPLRRLTGFNAFWYSHHLFVIVYVLYVVHGVCLYLIKKWYKKTTWMYLAIPVTLYACERLLRAFRSGHKTVRIQKVAVYPGNVLALRMSKPQRFKYRSGQYIFLNCAAVSPFEWHPFSITSAPGDDYLSIHIRTRGDWTSQLRAVFSQVCQPAKSDQSGLLRADVMPGGNNPRLPKLLIDGPYGAPAQDYEHYDVLLLIGLGIGATPLISIVKDVLNNVEQKKTTAAADVESATKAKKKPFMAQRAYFYWVTREEGSFEWFRGIMNEVAEKDKDGVIELHNHCTSVYEEGDARSALIVMLQALHHAKNGVDIVSGTRVKTHFARPNWRNVFKRIAINHPNQRVGVFYCGDPMVIGELRRLSQDFSHKTSTKFVFHKENF; encoded by the exons ATGGGCTCGGCAACGGAGAATGGCACCCTTCGCTACTACTTCGACCACGAGTCTGAGTCCGAGTCCGACGGTGGGCGGTCGGTCGGACACAGCGGCCCTCTCGGCGGCCCTTTGGCGTCAAAGAAAGCCGGCAAGAAGCGAAGCGCGAGGTTCAAGGGTGACGACAACTACGTGGAGATAACGCTCGACGTCAGGGACGACGCGATCGCGATTCAGAGCATCCAAAGTGGTGACCCGGAGGCGGCGCTGCTCGCGAAGAACCTGGAGAGGCGCTCCCCGATGGTGGGCGCGAGCCTGTCGTCCAAGCTGAAGCAGGTGGGGCACGAGTTCCGCCGCATGACCTCCTCCTCGAGGCGGGCGGAGCGGCTCGACCGGACCAAGTCATCTGCGGCTCAGGCCATCAAGGGCCTCCAGTTTGTGACCAAGAACGTCGCGAGCGAGGGCTGGCCGCAGGTCGAACGACGGTTCGACGAGCTCGCCGTCGATGGGGTGCTTCTCAGGTCGAGGTTCGGAAAGTGCATAG GAATGGTGGGATCCGAGGAGTTCGCGGGTGAGGTGTTCGATGCATTGGCACGAAGGCGGGGAATCACCGCAGCTGTGCTAACGAAGGAGGAGCTCTGGGAGTTCTGGGAACAGCTCTCCGACCAGAGCTTTGATGCGCGTCTTCAGACCTTCTTTGACAT GGTGGACAAGAACGCAGACGGCAGGATCACAGAGGAAGAAGTCAGAGAG ATCATCGCCCTCAGCGCTTCCGCGAACAAGCTGTCGAGGATCCAGGAACGCGTCGAGGAGTACACAGCTCTGATCATGGAGGAgctcgaccccaacaatttgggCTACATCGAG CTGTACAACCTGGAGATGCTGCTGCTCCAGCCAGCAGTGCAGCCATCGGCCATGCTCTACGCCAACAGCAACAACCTCAGCCAGATGCTCAGCCAGAAGCTGGTGCCCACCAAGGACAAGAACCCGGTCCGTCGCTACTGCCGGCGGATCTCCTACTTCATGGAGGACAACTGGAAGCGGGTCTGGGTGATGGCCCTGTGGCTCTCCATCtgcgctggcctcttcacctggaAGTTCATCGCGTACCGTCGTCGCGCCGTCTTCCACATCATGGGCTACTGCGTGACCACCGCCAAGGGCGGCGCAGAAACTCTCAAGTTCAACATGGCCCTCATCCTCCTCCCTGTTTGCCGCAACACCATCACATGGCTACGAAGCAGGACCAAGCTCGGTGTCATCATCCCCTTCAATGACAACATCAACTTCCACAAG GTGATTGCAGCCGGCATCGTGGTCGGCGTCGCGCTCCACGTCGGGGCTCACCTGACCTGCGACTTCCCCCGGCTGTTGCACGCCACCGACGCGGAGTACGAGCCGATGAAGCCCTTCTTCGGGGAGAACCGGCCGCCCAACTACTGGTGGTTCGTCAAGGGGACCGAGGGGTGGACCGGGGTGGTCATGCTGGTGCTCATGGTGATCGCCTACGTGCTGGCCCAGCCCTGGTTCCGCCGCAACCGGTTAAGCCCCACGAATCCCCTGCGCCGGCTCACCGGTTTCAACGCCTTCTGGTACTCCCACCACCTCTTCGTCATCGTCTACGTGCTCTACGTCGTCCATGGCGTATGCCTCTACCTCATCAAGAAGTGGTACAAGAAGACG ACGTGGATGTACTTGGCCATCCCTGTCACATTGTATGCATGCGAGCGCCTTCTCCGTGCCTTCAGGTCCGGCCACAAGACAGTGAGGATTCAAAAG GTTGCTGTGTACCCAGGAAACGTTTTGGCTCTCCGCATGTCCAAACCTCAACGTTTCAAGTACAGGAGCGGGCAATACATCTTCCTTAACTGTGCCGCGGTGTCACCGTTCGAATG GCACCCCTTCTCCATCACTTCGGCTCCGGGAGACGACTACCTCAGCATCCACATCCGCACAAGAGGCGATTGGACTTCGCAACTCAGAGCCGTCTTCTCACAG GTGTGCCAACCTGCAAAGAGCGATCAGAGCGGACTCCTCAGAGCTGATGTCATGCCTGGAGGAAACAATCCCAG ATTGCCGAAGCTTTTGATCGATGGGCCTTACGGTGCTCCTGCTCAAGACTACGAGCACTACGATGTCCTATTGCTCATCGGACTCGGCATCGGAGCCACTCCTCTGATCAGCATCGTCAAGGACGTGCTCAACAACGTCGAGCAAAAGaagacgacggcggcggcggacgTGGAGAGCGCGACCAAGGCGAAGAAGAAGCCCTTCATGGCGCAGCGCGCGTACTTCTACTGGGTGACTCGGGAGGAGGGCTCGTTCGAGTGGTTCCGGGGCATCATGAACGAGGTGGCCGAGAAGGACAAGGACGGCGTGATCGAGCTGCACAACCACTGCACCAGCGTGTACGAGGAAGGCGACGCCCGCTCCGCCCTCATCGTCATGCTCCAAGCCCTCCACCACGCCAAGAACGGGGTCGACATCGTCTCCGGGACGCGCGTCAAGACGCACTTCGCCAGGCCCAACTGGCGCAACGTCTTCAAGCGCATCGCCATCAATCACCCGAATCAACGCGTCG GAGTCTTTTACTGCGGAGACCCGATGGTGATCGGAGAATTGCGACGGTTGTCACAGGATTTCTCGCACAAAACAAGCACAAAGTTCGTCTTCCACAAGGAGAACTTCTGA
- the LOC103986289 gene encoding polyprotein of EF-Ts, chloroplastic has translation MTPVIHCTIGNITLVPRIVFGPRKEIHLTRCDTSEKDTRLKSSQRFLLPHSSLRLIQLHTSRFCHGIRTVAAVGTDLTVEEPNPTVSGDVADGSSEAPSSSDESNEPGPPNPTTTSSSKTKRTRPVRKSEMPPVKDEELVTGASFIGKVRSIQPFGCFVDFGAYTDGLVHVSRMSDSYVKDVAAVVSIGQEVKVRLVEANKETRRISLTMRDTDDTAKIQQKKESTYESSEKPRPVRKNTSRSNQKREEKQKSSKFVKGQILDGTVKNLTRSGAFVSLPDGEEGFLPVAEESEGFGGILGSSSLQVGQEVNVRVLRINRGQVTLTMKKEEDVEGLNMKLNKGVLHVATNPFELAFRKNKEIASFLDERERTQKSLETMEQTVGEVDEILESSNTSVVDNSASSDDTQLIDSSDSTTEADDEKSVAEVLHEETLSVDPVSNNLENTTEELSQIADIVAQEDEKSSKILNQSSRDSIPVVIPAKDNIEESSNSVEEENITSEIVSEGGESSANNSLNPAVDEASLTNAGKEVTSNIQASKEIEEVLAANSSVEAEASVIGVKETDVTAETLEQDKQSLETPSSEEKEDLVDSVQVEDSPGELETKNDAGILNDQTLSTEAVDSVVISSIQLDSTVATEDVAQKSTILAENETVAAKLHDAKAVAGGNLSEQTGPSGIGSSIKATISPALVKQLREETGAGMMDCKKALAETEGDIVKAQEFLRKKGLASADKKASRATAEGRIGSYIHDSRIGVLMEVNCETDFVSRGDIFKELVDDLSMQVAACPQVRYLVTEDVPEEIVKKEREIEMQKEDLLTKPENIRSKIVDGRIKKQLEEFALLEQPYIKNDKMVVKDLVKQTIATLGENIKVKRFVRYNLGEGLEKKSQDFAAEVAAQTAAKSSPAVPKDQPAETKEAIEKPKTVAISAALVKQLREETGAGMMDCKKALAESGGDLEKAQEYLRKKGLSSADKKSSRLAAEGRISSYIHDSRIGTLIEVNCETDFVGRSEKFKELVDDLAMQVVACPQVEFVSIEDIPESIVTKEKDIEMQREDLKSKPDQIKEKIVEGRITKRLGELALLEQPFIKDDSIKVKDLVKQTVAALGENIKVRRFVRFTLGES, from the exons ATGACTCCTGTAATTCATTGTACTATAGGCAATATCACTCTGGTTCCTCGAATTGTTTTCGGCCCAAGGAAGGAGATACACTTAACAAGATGTGATACTTCTGAAAAGGACACCAGGCTTAAATCATCTCAAAGGTTTCTGTTACCACATTCATCATTGAGACTGATTCAGCTACACACTAGTCGCTTTTGCCATGGAATTCGAACGGTAGCAGCTGTTGGTACTGATTTAACTGTAGAAGAACCAAATCCTACTGTTTCAGGGGATGTTGCTGATGGAAGCTCAGAAGCACCATCTAGTTCTGATGAATCAAATGAACCTGGTCCACCAAATCCAACTACCACTTCTTCTAGTAAAACCAAACGCACTAGACCTGTGAGGAAGAGTGAGATGCCTCCTGTGAAGGATGAGGAATTAGTTACAGGTGCTTCATTTATAGGAAAAGTAAGATCAATTCAGCCATTTGGTTGTTTTGTGGACTTTGGAGCCTACACAGACGGTCTGGTACATGTTTCCAGGATGAGTGATAGTTATGTCAAGGATGTTGCGGCTGTTGTTTCTATTGGACAAGAGGTGAAAGTGAGACTTGTGGAGGCCAATAAGGAGACTAGACGAATCTCTCTAACAATGCGTGATACGGATGACACAGCTAAAATCCAACAGAAAAAAGAATCTACATATGAAAGTAGTGAAAAGCCAAGACCTGTCAGGAAAAATACTTCAAGGTCAAATCAGAAAAGAGAGGAGAAACAAAAGAGCTCAAAGTTTGTTAAGGGGCAAATTTTGGATGGGACTGTGAAGAACCTCACAAGATCAGGGGCTTTTGTGTCACTTCCTGATGGAGAAGAAGGATTTCTTCCTGTGGCTGAAGAATCTGAAGGGTTTGGTGGCATTTTAGGGAGTTCGTCACTGCAGGTCGGCCAAGAGGTTAATGTACGTGTATTGCGCATTAACAGAGGGCAGGTAACTTTAACaatgaaaaaagaagaagatgttgAAGGGTTAAACATGAAACTTAATAAAGGTGTGCTGCATGTAGCAACGAATCCGTTTGAGCTGGCTTTCCGCAAGAACAAGGAAATTGCTTCTTTCTTGGATGAACGAGAGAGAACACAAAAATCTCTGGAAACGATGGAGCAGACAGTAGGAGAAGTTGATGAAATATTAGAAAGTTCTAATACTTCTGTCGTTGATAATTCAGCAAGTAGTGATGATACGCAACTCATTGATTCCTCTGATTCAACTACTGAGGCTGATGATGAGAAATCTGTTGCTGAAGTGCTTCACGAGGAAACTCTTTCTGTCGATCCCGTTTCAAATAATTTGGAGAACACGACTGAGGAATTGTCTCAGATTGCTGATATAGTTGCACAAGAGGATGAGAAAAGCTCCAAAATCTTGAATCAGTCTTCTCGAGATTCAATTCCAGTTGTGATCCCTGCAAaagataatatagaggagtcctccaaCTCTGTAGAGGAAGAAAACATAACTTCAGAAATAGTTTCAGAGGGAGGTGAATCTTCTGCCAACAATTCGTTAAATCCAGCAGTGGACGAAGCTTCTTTAACCAATGCAGGTAAAGAAGTAACTAGTAATATTCAAGCTTCAAAGGAAATTGAAGAAGTTTTGGCAGCTAATAGTTCAGTAGAAGCTGAGGCTTCTGTAATTGGAGTGAAGGAAACTGATGTGACAGCTGAAACTCTTGAGCAGGACAAACAAAGTTTGGAAACTCCAAGCTCAGAAGAGAAAGAGGACCTTGTAGATTCTGTGCAAGTTGAAGATTCTCCTGGAGAATTAGAGACAAAAAATGATGCTGGAATTCTGAATGATCAAACCTTATCTACGGAAGCTGTGGATTCAGTGGTCATTTCTAGTATCCAATTAGATAGCACTGTAGCTACTGAAGATGTGGCACAAAAATCAACTATACTGGCTGAGAATGAGACCGTTGCTGCCAAATTACATGATGCAAAAGCCGTGGCTGGTGGAAACTTAAGTGAGCAAACTGGCCCTTCTGGCATAGGAAGCTCCATCAAAG CTACCATTTCACCAGCACTAGTAAAGCAATTACGTGAAGAAACAGGTGCAGGTATGATGGACTGCAAGAAGGCTCTTGCAGAAACTGAAGGTGACATTGTTAAGGCCCAGGAGTTCCTCAGAAAAAAAGGTTTAGCAAGTGCAGATAAAAAGGCCAGTAGGGCAACTGCTGAGGGTAGGATCGGATCTTATATCCATGACAGCAGAATAGGAGTGCTCATGGAGGTGAATTGTGAAACTGATTTTGTCTCTCGAGGTGACATCTTTAAGGAGTTGGTTGATGACCTCTCCATGCAAGTAGCAGCATGTCCTCAGGTTCGTTATCTGGTCACTGAAGATGTTCCAGAAGAAATTGTGAAGAAGGAGAGGGAAATTGAAATGCAGAAGGAAGACCTTTTGACTAAACCTGAGAACATAAGATCAAAAATTGTTGATGGCCGAATTAAAAAGCAACTTGAAGAATTTGCATTGCTTGAGCAACCATACATAAAGAATGATAAAATGGTAGTTAAGGATTTAGTAAAGCAGACCATTGCGACTCTTGGAGAAAATATCAAAGTCAAAAGGTTTGTCCGATACAATCTTGGAGAAGGCTTAGAGAAGAAAAGCCAGGACTTTGCTGCTGAGGTAGCTGCACAAACTGCAGCTAAATCTTCACCTGCAGTCCCAAAGGATCAACCTGCTGAAACCAAGGAAGCTATTGAGAA GCCTAAAACAGTTGCAATATCAGCTGCATTGGTGAAGCAACTTAGGGAGGAAACAGGTGCTGGCATGATGGACTGCAAAAAAGCTCTTGCAGAAAGTGGTGGTGACCTTGAGAAGGCTCAGGAGTACCTCCGCAAGAAGGGCCTATCATCTGCTGACAAAAAATCCTCCCGACTAGCTGCCGAAGGTCGGATTTCATCCTACATCCATGACTCCCGCATCGGCACACTCATTGAAGTCAACTGTGAAACCGATTTTGTGGGGCGGAGCGAAAAGTTCAAGGAATTGGTTGATGACCTTGCTATGCAGGTAGTGGCCTGCCCACAGGTTGAGTTCGTCTCCATCGAGGACATCCCAGAGAGTATTGTCACAAAGGAAAAAGATATAGAAATGCAGAGAGAGGATCTCAAGTCGAAACCCGATCAAATaaaggagaagattgttgaaGGAAGGATCACAAAGAGGCTAGGAGAGCTTGCTCTTCTGGAGCAACCCTTCATCAAAGATGATAGCATTAAGGTGAAGGATCTGGTGAAGcagacagttgctgccctcggagAGAACATCAAAGTTAGGAGGTTTGTTCGCTTCACTCTTGGGGAGAGCTAA